Proteins found in one Hypericibacter terrae genomic segment:
- the rplF gene encoding 50S ribosomal protein L6, with translation MSRVGKNPVPVPSGVTLAVDGHKVKAKGKLGELSLPLSALVEAGVDDGKFWVKPANETKQARMMWGTTRNLVRNMVRGVAQGYTKNLEINGVGYRAAVQGKSLQLQLGYSHDVNFPIPEGITIKCDKPTSITITGADKQRVGQVAAEIRSYRGPEPYKGKGIKYDSETILRKEGKKK, from the coding sequence ATGTCACGCGTCGGAAAGAATCCCGTCCCCGTGCCGAGCGGCGTCACGCTCGCGGTCGACGGTCACAAGGTCAAGGCCAAGGGCAAGCTGGGCGAGCTTTCGCTCCCGCTGAGCGCTTTGGTCGAGGCCGGAGTCGATGACGGCAAGTTCTGGGTCAAGCCGGCCAACGAGACCAAGCAGGCGCGCATGATGTGGGGCACCACCCGCAATCTCGTGCGCAACATGGTCCGCGGCGTGGCGCAGGGCTACACCAAGAACCTGGAGATCAACGGCGTCGGTTACCGCGCCGCGGTCCAGGGCAAGAGCCTGCAGCTGCAGCTCGGCTATAGCCACGACGTGAACTTCCCCATTCCGGAAGGCATCACGATCAAGTGCGACAAGCCGACCTCGATCACCATCACCGGCGCCGACAAGCAGCGTGTCGGCCAGGTTGCGGCGGAAATCCGCTCGTACCGCGGTCCCGAGCCCTACAAGGGCAAGGGCATCAAGTACGACAGCGAGACGATCCTGCGCAAAGAAGGCAAGAAGAAGTAA
- the rpsH gene encoding 30S ribosomal protein S8 — translation MALSDPLGDMLTRIRNAQKAGMHSVSTPASKLRSSVLEVLKREGYIRNFSQHVADPGFGEIKIELKYHEGAPVIREISRVSKPGRRVYSRIADLQRVYNGLGISILSTPRGVMSDSEARAANVGGEVLCRVF, via the coding sequence ATGGCATTGAGTGATCCCCTGGGGGATATGCTGACCCGGATTCGGAATGCACAGAAGGCCGGCATGCACAGCGTGTCGACTCCGGCCTCGAAGTTGCGTTCCAGCGTGCTGGAAGTCCTGAAGCGCGAGGGTTATATCCGCAACTTCAGCCAGCATGTGGCCGATCCGGGCTTCGGCGAAATCAAGATCGAGCTGAAATACCACGAGGGCGCTCCCGTCATCCGGGAGATCTCGCGGGTTTCGAAGCCGGGCCGTCGCGTCTATTCGCGGATCGCCGACCTGCAGCGGGTCTATAACGGCCTCGGCATCTCGATCCTCTCGACGCCGCGCGGCGTCATGTCGGACAGCGAAGCGCGCGCCGCCAATGTCGGCGGCGAGGTGCTGTGCCGCGTGTTCTAA
- the rpsN gene encoding 30S ribosomal protein S14: MAKKSSINRDKKRRALAKQYAAKRDRLKAIANDEGRPMEERFAARLKLAQLPRNSSPVRQHNRCELTGRPRGFHRKFKLSRIALRELASSGQIPGMVKSSW; encoded by the coding sequence ATGGCTAAGAAGAGCTCCATCAATCGCGACAAGAAGCGCCGCGCGCTGGCCAAGCAATATGCCGCCAAGCGCGACCGTCTGAAAGCGATCGCGAACGACGAGGGTCGGCCGATGGAGGAGCGCTTTGCCGCGCGCCTCAAGCTCGCCCAGCTGCCGCGCAACTCATCGCCGGTGCGCCAGCATAATCGTTGCGAGCTGACCGGTCGTCCGCGCGGGTTTCACCGCAAGTTCAAGCTGTCGCGCATTGCGCTACGCGAGCTGGCCTCGTCCGGGCAGATCCCGGGCATGGTCAAGTCGAGTTGGTAA
- the rplE gene encoding 50S ribosomal protein L5: MTTTRLQEHYEKVVRPALMAEFKYDNPFAVPRLEKIVLNMGVGEAVNDSKKTTQAAAELMAIAGQKPIMTKARKSIAVFKLRENMNIGCKVTLRRERMYEFLDRLVNIALPRVRDFRGVSGKSFDGRGNYALGLKEQIVFPEINYDQIQEIRGLDIVICTSAKSDAEAKALLKGFAMPFVN; this comes from the coding sequence ATGACCACGACGCGTTTGCAGGAACATTACGAAAAGGTCGTGCGCCCGGCCCTGATGGCCGAGTTCAAGTACGACAATCCGTTCGCGGTGCCGCGGCTGGAGAAGATCGTCCTCAATATGGGCGTGGGCGAGGCGGTCAACGACAGCAAGAAGACGACGCAAGCGGCGGCGGAGCTCATGGCCATCGCCGGCCAGAAGCCGATCATGACCAAGGCCCGCAAGTCGATCGCCGTCTTCAAGCTGCGCGAGAACATGAACATCGGCTGCAAGGTGACCTTGCGCCGCGAGCGCATGTACGAGTTCCTCGACCGGCTGGTCAACATCGCCCTGCCGCGCGTCCGCGACTTCCGCGGCGTGTCCGGCAAGAGCTTCGACGGCCGCGGCAACTACGCGCTCGGCCTCAAGGAACAGATCGTGTTTCCCGAGATCAACTACGACCAGATCCAGGAAATCCGCGGACTCGATATCGTCATCTGCACCTCGGCGAAGAGCGATGCCGAGGCCAAGGCCCTGCTGAAGGGCTTCGCTATGCCCTTCGTCAATTGA
- the rplX gene encoding 50S ribosomal protein L24 has translation MATKLKIRKGDRVTVLTGRDKGKNGEVIRVYPTDMRALVQGVNMVKRHTRQTAREQGGIVEKEAPIHVSNLALIDPKTDKPTRVGYKFLDDGRKVRVARRSGETIDR, from the coding sequence ATGGCGACCAAGCTCAAGATCAGGAAAGGCGACCGCGTCACCGTGCTGACCGGCCGCGACAAGGGCAAGAACGGCGAAGTGATCCGCGTCTACCCGACGGACATGCGCGCGCTAGTGCAGGGCGTGAACATGGTCAAGCGGCATACCCGCCAGACCGCGCGCGAGCAGGGCGGCATCGTCGAGAAGGAGGCGCCGATCCACGTCTCCAACCTCGCCCTGATCGACCCGAAGACCGACAAGCCGACCCGCGTCGGCTACAAGTTCCTGGATGACGGCCGCAAGGTTCGCGTGGCGCGTCGTTCGGGCGAAACCATCGATCGCTAG
- the rplN gene encoding 50S ribosomal protein L14, with translation MIQMQTNLEVADNSGARRVQCIKVLGGSKRKYASVGDVIVVSVKEAIPRGRVKKGDVHQAVIVRTSKAIRRTDGSLIRFDRNAAVLINKQGEPIGTRIFGPVTRELRGKKFMKIISLAPEVL, from the coding sequence ATGATCCAGATGCAGACGAACCTGGAAGTGGCCGACAATTCGGGCGCACGCAGGGTGCAGTGCATCAAGGTGCTCGGCGGCTCCAAGCGTAAATACGCGTCCGTGGGCGACGTCATCGTCGTCTCGGTCAAGGAGGCCATTCCGAGGGGCCGCGTGAAGAAGGGCGACGTTCACCAGGCGGTGATCGTGCGCACTTCCAAGGCGATCCGCCGGACCGACGGCAGCCTCATCCGCTTCGACCGCAACGCCGCCGTGCTGATCAACAAGCAGGGCGAGCCGATCGGCACCCGTATCTTCGGCCCCGTCACTCGCGAGCTCAGGGGCAAGAAGTTCATGAAGATCATTTCGCTCGCTCCGGAAGTTCTGTGA
- the rpsQ gene encoding 30S ribosomal protein S17: MPRRVLQGVVVSDKNDKTVIVSVERRVMHPIYKKFIRRSKRYAAHDETNASKVGDTVMIQECRPLSKTKRWEVVSSAASQQA; the protein is encoded by the coding sequence ATGCCGAGGCGAGTGCTCCAGGGTGTTGTGGTCAGCGACAAGAACGACAAGACGGTCATCGTCAGCGTCGAACGTCGCGTCATGCACCCGATCTACAAGAAGTTCATCCGTCGTTCGAAGCGCTATGCCGCGCACGACGAGACGAATGCATCCAAGGTTGGCGACACGGTGATGATCCAAGAGTGTCGGCCGCTGTCCAAGACGAAGCGGTGGGAGGTTGTCTCCTCTGCCGCTTCCCAGCAGGCCTGA
- the rpmC gene encoding 50S ribosomal protein L29, whose product MKAEDVRLKTPDQLKASLVDLRKEAFNLRFRRASGQLENTARVREVRREIARIQTVLNEKSRERA is encoded by the coding sequence ATGAAGGCTGAAGACGTCAGGCTCAAGACTCCCGACCAGCTGAAGGCGTCGCTGGTGGATCTGCGCAAGGAGGCGTTCAACCTCCGCTTCCGCAGGGCCAGCGGCCAGCTTGAGAACACCGCACGCGTGCGTGAGGTGCGGCGCGAGATCGCCCGCATCCAGACCGTGCTCAACGAAAAATCCCGCGAGCGGGCCTAG
- the rplP gene encoding 50S ribosomal protein L16, giving the protein MLQPKRTKFRKAHKGRIHGKAKAGTNLDFGAYGLKATEPGRVTARQIEAARRAVTRHMKRLGRIWIRVFPDVPVSRKPAEVRMGSGKGTPEYWVVRIHPGRIMFEIDGVPKSLAIEAFSLAAAKLPIKTRFVARLGEEG; this is encoded by the coding sequence ATGCTTCAGCCGAAGCGCACGAAATTCCGTAAGGCCCACAAGGGCCGCATTCACGGCAAGGCCAAGGCCGGCACCAATCTCGATTTCGGTGCCTATGGCCTGAAGGCGACCGAGCCCGGCCGCGTCACCGCGCGCCAGATCGAGGCCGCCCGCCGCGCCGTCACCCGCCACATGAAGCGGCTGGGTCGTATCTGGATCCGCGTGTTCCCGGACGTTCCGGTGTCGCGCAAGCCTGCCGAAGTCCGCATGGGCTCGGGTAAGGGCACACCCGAATACTGGGTGGTCCGCATCCATCCCGGCCGGATCATGTTCGAGATCGATGGCGTGCCGAAGTCGCTGGCGATCGAAGCGTTCTCCCTGGCGGCGGCCAAGCTGCCGATCAAGACGCGTTTCGTGGCTCGCCTGGGCGAGGAGGGTTGA
- the rpsC gene encoding 30S ribosomal protein S3 translates to MGQKVNPIGLRVGINRTWDSRWFADDDYAALLHEDLRLKKYLQKRLLQAGVSRIVIERPSKRARITIHTARPGVVIGKKGADVEKLRSDLAKMTGSEVSLNIVEIRKPEIDAKLVAENIAQQLERRVAFRRAMKRAVQSAMRLGAQGIRITCAGRLGGAEIARTEWYREGRVPLHTLRAEIDYGEATAMTTYGTCGVKVWVFKGEIMAHDPMAQDKRALEQQVAR, encoded by the coding sequence ATGGGTCAGAAAGTCAATCCGATCGGGCTGCGCGTCGGCATCAATCGCACCTGGGATTCGCGCTGGTTTGCCGACGACGATTATGCGGCGCTGCTGCACGAGGATCTGCGCCTGAAGAAGTATCTTCAGAAGCGCCTCCTGCAGGCCGGCGTCAGCCGCATCGTCATCGAGCGTCCGAGCAAGCGCGCGCGCATCACGATCCACACCGCCCGTCCGGGCGTGGTGATCGGCAAGAAGGGCGCCGACGTCGAGAAGCTGCGCAGCGACCTCGCCAAGATGACGGGCAGCGAAGTCAGCCTGAACATCGTCGAGATCCGCAAGCCCGAGATCGACGCGAAGCTGGTGGCCGAGAACATCGCCCAGCAGCTCGAGCGCCGTGTCGCCTTCCGCCGCGCCATGAAGCGCGCGGTGCAGTCGGCGATGCGCCTGGGCGCCCAGGGCATTCGTATCACCTGCGCCGGCCGTCTGGGCGGCGCCGAGATCGCGCGCACGGAGTGGTATCGCGAAGGCCGCGTGCCGCTGCACACCCTGCGCGCGGAGATCGACTACGGCGAGGCGACGGCCATGACCACCTACGGCACCTGCGGCGTGAAGGTGTGGGTGTTCAAGGGCGAGATCATGGCCCACGACCCGATGGCGCAGGACAAGCGCGCCCTCGAGCAGCAGGTCGCGCGCTGA
- the rplV gene encoding 50S ribosomal protein L22: MSKKAHPRTLTETEAKAVARLLRTSPRKLNLVAQSIRGKSASAALAELTFSKRRIAREAKKVLQAAIANAENNHQLDVDRLVVSEASVGRGFVMRRFHARARGRAAKVEKWWSNFTVVVRESEETA, from the coding sequence ATGAGCAAGAAGGCACATCCCCGGACATTGACCGAGACCGAGGCGAAGGCGGTGGCGCGGCTCCTGCGTACGAGCCCGCGCAAGCTGAACCTGGTCGCGCAGTCGATCCGCGGCAAGAGCGCCAGCGCGGCGCTGGCCGAGCTGACATTCTCCAAGCGGCGCATCGCGCGCGAGGCGAAGAAGGTCCTGCAGGCGGCGATCGCCAATGCCGAGAACAATCACCAGCTGGACGTCGACCGCCTGGTCGTGTCCGAGGCCAGCGTCGGCCGCGGTTTCGTGATGCGTCGCTTCCATGCGCGCGCTCGCGGCCGGGCGGCGAAGGTCGAGAAGTGGTGGAGCAACTTCACAGTCGTCGTTCGCGAGAGCGAGGAGACCGCATAA
- the rpsS gene encoding 30S ribosomal protein S19 — protein sequence MARSVWKGPFVDGYLLKKAETSRGTGRNEVIKTWSRRSTILPQFVGLTFGVYNGNKFLPVLVTENMIGHRFGEFAPTRFFHGHTAADKKAKRE from the coding sequence GTGGCACGCTCCGTATGGAAGGGTCCGTTCGTCGACGGATATCTGCTGAAGAAGGCCGAGACGTCGCGCGGCACGGGCCGTAACGAGGTCATCAAGACCTGGTCGCGTCGCTCGACCATCCTGCCGCAGTTCGTCGGCCTGACCTTCGGCGTCTATAACGGCAACAAGTTCCTGCCGGTTCTGGTGACCGAGAACATGATCGGCCACCGTTTCGGCGAGTTCGCGCCGACGCGCTTCTTCCACGGCCACACGGCGGCCGACAAGAAGGCCAAGAGGGAGTAA
- the rplB gene encoding 50S ribosomal protein L2 produces the protein MALKTFKPVTPSTRQLVIVDRSELHKGDPVKALTEGLRKTGGRNNNGRITVFQRGGGHKRRYRTIDFKRRKFDMEATVERLEYDPNRTAFIALVKYTDGELAYILAPQRLKAGDVVVSGERADIKPGNAMPLKSIPVGTIVHNVEMKPGRGGQMARAAGTFVQLVGRDAGFALLRMASGEVRKVSSECMATIGAVSNPDQQNIVIAKAGRSRWLGRRPNVRGIAMNPVDHPHGGRTNGGMAWVTPWGISTKGKKTRHNKKTDGQILRRRQVSK, from the coding sequence ATGGCGCTCAAGACATTCAAGCCGGTCACGCCCAGCACCCGCCAGTTGGTCATCGTCGACCGCAGCGAGCTGCACAAGGGCGATCCCGTAAAGGCGCTGACCGAAGGTCTGCGCAAGACGGGCGGCCGCAACAATAACGGCCGCATCACCGTGTTCCAGCGCGGCGGCGGTCACAAGCGGCGTTACCGCACGATCGACTTCAAGCGTCGCAAGTTCGACATGGAAGCGACGGTGGAGCGGCTCGAGTACGATCCGAACCGCACCGCCTTCATCGCGCTCGTGAAGTACACCGACGGCGAGCTCGCCTATATCCTGGCGCCGCAGCGCCTGAAGGCGGGCGACGTGGTGGTGTCGGGCGAACGCGCGGACATCAAGCCGGGCAACGCGATGCCCCTGAAGAGCATTCCGGTCGGCACCATCGTCCACAATGTGGAGATGAAGCCGGGCCGCGGCGGCCAGATGGCCCGCGCCGCCGGCACCTTCGTCCAGCTCGTCGGCCGCGACGCCGGGTTCGCCCTGCTGCGCATGGCCTCGGGCGAGGTCCGCAAGGTCTCGAGCGAGTGCATGGCCACGATCGGCGCCGTGTCGAACCCGGACCAGCAGAACATCGTCATCGCCAAGGCCGGCCGGTCGCGCTGGCTGGGCCGTCGCCCGAACGTCCGTGGCATTGCCATGAACCCGGTCGATCATCCTCACGGCGGTCGCACCAACGGCGGTATGGCCTGGGTCACACCCTGGGGCATCTCCACCAAGGGCAAGAAGACGCGGCACAACAAGAAGACGGACGGCCAGATTCTGCGTCGCCGTCAGGTCAGCAAGTAA
- a CDS encoding 50S ribosomal protein L23, translating to MSRARAIKPVETKLSQARMYELIRSPVVTEKSTAGSAHSQVTFKVPLDATKPEIKAAVEGVFKVKVVAVNTLRQLGKTKRFRGRLGFRSDTKKAMVTLAEGNTIDVTSGV from the coding sequence ATGAGCAGAGCAAGGGCGATCAAGCCGGTTGAGACCAAGCTCAGCCAGGCCCGCATGTACGAGTTGATCCGTTCGCCGGTGGTGACGGAGAAGTCAACGGCCGGGTCCGCGCACAGCCAGGTGACCTTCAAGGTTCCGCTGGACGCGACCAAGCCGGAGATCAAGGCCGCCGTCGAAGGCGTGTTCAAGGTCAAGGTGGTTGCCGTCAACACCCTGCGTCAGCTGGGCAAGACCAAGCGCTTCCGCGGCCGCCTGGGTTTCCGTTCGGATACCAAAAAAGCGATGGTCACCCTCGCCGAGGGCAACACCATCGACGTGACGTCGGGGGTCTAA
- the rplD gene encoding 50S ribosomal protein L4, which yields MKLPVTSLDNKKVGEIDLSDEVFGLPVRRDILARAVNWQLAKRRAGTHKTKIISDVQGTTKKPYKQKGTGSARQGSLRSPQFRGGAVIFGPVVRSHEHGLPKKVRKLALKTALSSKQADGKLIVVDSLVAAKAKTKDLVGKLGKLGWSSVLLIDGPAVDENFRRATSNIPHLDLLPQQGANVYDILRRDVLVLTKAAVEHLEARLK from the coding sequence ATGAAGCTCCCGGTCACAAGCCTGGACAACAAGAAGGTCGGCGAGATCGATCTCTCCGACGAGGTGTTCGGTCTGCCCGTGCGCCGCGACATCCTTGCGCGCGCCGTCAACTGGCAGCTCGCCAAGCGCCGCGCGGGCACGCACAAGACCAAGATCATCAGTGACGTCCAGGGCACCACGAAGAAGCCCTATAAGCAGAAGGGCACCGGCAGCGCCCGCCAGGGCTCGCTGCGCTCGCCGCAGTTCCGCGGCGGCGCGGTGATCTTCGGGCCCGTGGTGCGCAGCCACGAGCATGGCTTGCCCAAGAAGGTCCGCAAGCTCGCGCTCAAGACGGCGCTCTCGAGCAAGCAGGCCGACGGCAAGCTGATCGTGGTCGACAGCCTGGTCGCCGCCAAGGCGAAGACCAAGGACCTGGTCGGCAAGCTGGGCAAGCTCGGCTGGAGCTCGGTGCTCCTGATCGACGGCCCCGCGGTGGACGAGAATTTCCGCCGCGCGACCTCGAACATTCCCCATCTCGATCTGCTGCCGCAGCAGGGTGCGAATGTTTACGACATTCTGCGGCGCGACGTGCTGGTCCTGACCAAGGCCGCTGTCGAGCATCTGGAGGCGCGACTGAAATGA
- the rplC gene encoding 50S ribosomal protein L3, producing the protein MRSGLIAQKLGMTRIFNDEGAHVPVTVLKMDGCQVVAVKTAERDGYTAVQLGIGRPKVKNLTKAQRGHFGKAKVEPKRKLAEFRVEPKALLEVGAEFSAAHFVAGQFVDVTGTSIGKGFAGVMKRWNFGGLRATHGVSVSHRSHGSTGNRQDPGRTFPGKKMAGHLGNERVTTLNLKVVSTDADQGLIYVQGSVPGADGGWVMLRDAVKRKAPKDLPFPAGLKAGAEPAAEKKE; encoded by the coding sequence ATGCGTTCCGGTTTGATCGCACAAAAGCTGGGCATGACCCGCATCTTCAACGATGAAGGTGCGCATGTGCCGGTGACCGTGTTGAAGATGGATGGGTGCCAGGTCGTGGCGGTGAAGACCGCCGAACGCGATGGCTATACCGCCGTTCAGCTCGGCATCGGTCGCCCGAAAGTGAAGAACCTGACCAAGGCCCAGCGCGGCCATTTCGGCAAGGCGAAGGTGGAGCCCAAGCGCAAGCTGGCGGAATTCCGCGTCGAGCCGAAGGCGCTGCTCGAGGTCGGGGCCGAGTTCTCGGCCGCCCATTTCGTGGCCGGCCAGTTCGTCGACGTGACCGGCACCAGCATCGGCAAGGGTTTCGCCGGTGTCATGAAGCGCTGGAACTTCGGCGGCCTGCGCGCCACCCACGGCGTGTCGGTCTCGCACCGCAGCCACGGCTCGACCGGTAACCGCCAGGACCCGGGTCGTACCTTCCCGGGCAAGAAGATGGCCGGCCATCTCGGCAACGAGCGGGTCACGACGCTGAACCTGAAGGTCGTCTCGACCGACGCCGACCAGGGTCTGATCTATGTCCAGGGTTCCGTCCCCGGCGCCGATGGCGGCTGGGTGATGCTGCGCGACGCAGTGAAGCGCAAGGCGCCGAAGGACCTGCCGTTCCCGGCGGGCCTCAAGGCCGGCGCCGAGCCCGCGGCCGAGAAGAAGGAATAA
- the rpsJ gene encoding 30S ribosomal protein S10: MENQNIRIRLKAFDHRVLDQSTGEIVNTAKRTGAQVRGPIPLPTRIERVTVLRSPHVDKKSREQFEIRTHKRLLDIVDPTPQTVDALMKLELAAGVDVEIKLKN, from the coding sequence ATGGAAAACCAGAATATCCGGATCCGCCTGAAGGCGTTCGATCACCGCGTGCTCGATCAGTCGACCGGCGAGATCGTCAACACGGCCAAGCGCACCGGCGCCCAGGTGCGTGGCCCGATCCCGCTGCCGACCCGCATCGAGCGCGTGACGGTGCTGCGTTCGCCGCACGTGGACAAGAAGAGCCGCGAGCAGTTCGAGATTCGGACGCACAAGCGGCTGCTCGATATCGTCGATCCGACCCCGCAGACGGTGGATGCGCTCATGAAGCTCGAGCTCGCCGCCGGTGTGGACGTCGAGATCAAGTTGAAGAACTAG
- the tuf gene encoding elongation factor Tu, with amino-acid sequence MAKAKFERNKPHCNIGTIGHVDHGKTSLTAAITKVLAETGGATFMAYDQIDKAPEEKARGITINTAHVEYETKNRHYAHVDCPGHADYVKNMITGAAQMDGAILVVSAADGPMPQTREHILLARQVGVPALVVFLNKCDMVDDPELLELVELEVRELLTSYNFPGDTIPMIRGSALCALENREPKLGHDAILQLMQAVDTSIPQPERAKDRPFLMPIEDVFSISGRGTVVTGRIERGSVKVGDEVEIVGLRPTTKTIVTGVEMFRKLLDYGEAGDNIGALLRGTKREEVERGQVLSKPGAITPHTKFKAEAYILTKEEGGRHTPFFSNYRPQFYFRTTDVTGTVVLPAGTEMVMPGDNIAMEVHLIAPIAMDEGLRFAIREGGRTVGAGVVASIIE; translated from the coding sequence ATGGCGAAGGCGAAATTCGAGCGGAACAAGCCGCACTGCAACATTGGGACGATCGGTCACGTCGACCATGGGAAGACGTCATTGACGGCGGCGATCACGAAGGTGCTGGCGGAGACGGGCGGGGCGACGTTCATGGCCTACGACCAGATCGACAAGGCGCCGGAAGAGAAGGCGCGCGGGATCACGATCAACACGGCTCATGTTGAGTATGAGACGAAGAACCGTCACTACGCGCATGTGGACTGCCCGGGCCATGCCGACTATGTGAAGAACATGATCACGGGTGCCGCGCAGATGGACGGCGCGATCCTGGTGGTCTCGGCGGCGGACGGTCCGATGCCGCAGACGCGCGAGCATATCCTGCTGGCGCGCCAGGTCGGCGTTCCGGCGCTGGTGGTGTTCCTGAACAAGTGCGACATGGTGGACGATCCGGAGCTTCTGGAGCTGGTGGAGCTCGAGGTTCGCGAGCTTCTGACCTCCTACAACTTCCCGGGCGACACCATTCCGATGATCCGGGGCTCGGCCTTGTGCGCGCTGGAGAACCGGGAGCCGAAGCTGGGCCACGACGCGATCTTGCAGCTGATGCAGGCGGTGGATACGAGCATTCCGCAGCCTGAGCGCGCGAAGGACCGTCCGTTCCTGATGCCGATCGAGGACGTGTTCTCGATCTCGGGCCGCGGGACGGTGGTGACGGGCCGCATCGAGCGCGGGTCGGTGAAGGTCGGCGACGAAGTGGAGATCGTGGGTCTGCGTCCGACGACGAAGACGATCGTGACGGGCGTCGAGATGTTCCGCAAGCTGCTGGACTACGGCGAGGCTGGCGACAACATCGGCGCGCTCTTGCGCGGCACGAAGCGCGAGGAAGTGGAGCGGGGCCAGGTTCTGTCGAAGCCGGGCGCGATCACGCCGCACACGAAGTTCAAGGCCGAGGCCTACATCCTGACGAAGGAGGAGGGCGGCCGTCATACGCCGTTCTTCTCGAACTACCGCCCGCAGTTCTACTTCCGGACGACGGACGTGACGGGGACGGTGGTTCTGCCGGCGGGCACGGAAATGGTGATGCCGGGTGACAACATCGCGATGGAGGTGCATCTGATCGCGCCGATCGCGATGGATGAAGGCCTGCGCTTCGCCATCCGCGAGGGCGGCCGTACCGTCGGCGCCGGCGTCGTCGCCTCCATCATCGAATAG